One Ricinus communis isolate WT05 ecotype wild-type chromosome 1, ASM1957865v1, whole genome shotgun sequence DNA window includes the following coding sequences:
- the LOC125369598 gene encoding transcription elongation factor SPT6 homolog: MKPKGDTLNNGLVIELWFKVSAIVHCRNDYRSGSNAEGHQSGLPRPYGGQGHGPGSYSSSGGNSNSKWDSVAKDSNSDWGSFPGAKVQNSPGRQAFPAGWGSGGNGSGDGVASGSNWGHGTGGRSYNEKSGWGSGFKSRKVMVGGW; the protein is encoded by the exons ATGAAGCCTAAAGGAGACACTTTAAACAATGGGCTTGTAATTGAACTTTGGTTCAAA GTATCTGCTATAGTCCACT GCCGGAACGATTATAGAAGTGGTAGTAATGCAGAGGGTCATCAAAGTGGATTACCAAGGCCATATGGTGGTCAAGGACATGGTCCAGGCTCTTACAGTAGCAGCGGGGGAAATAGCAATTCCAAATGGGATTCAGTTGCCAAGGATAGCAATTCCGATTGGGGCAGTTTCCCAGGTGCAAAAGTCCAGAATTCTCCTGGCAGGCAAGCTTTTCCTGCTGGGTGGGGAAGTGGCGGAAATGGCAGTGGCGATGGGGTTGCCAGTGGCAGCAATTGGGGGCATGGGACTGGTGGTCGGTCTTACAATGAGAAGTCTGGATGGGGTAGCGGCTTTAAGAGTCGCAAAGTAATGGTGGGTGGTTGGTGA
- the LOC8264721 gene encoding ureide permease 1 isoform X1, whose protein sequence is MDFAGIPSLIALPTERVNSSGLEMYLVESKGGAIACMLLSLFCLGTWPAIFTLLERRGRLPQHTYLDYSITNLLAALFFALTFGEIGKSTPEAPNFTDQLSQLRENWPSVMFAMAGGLVLSVGNLCTQYALAFVGLSVTEVITASTTVVIDLVTTGTTLNYFLDDKINKAEILFPGVGCFLIAVCLASAVHSSNAADNSAKLGERKDLENGNVPSGKAKFGTADFLVELEKRRAIKVLGKSTLVGLIIAVIAGVCFSVFSPAFNLATNDQWHTLKNGVAKLVVYTAFFWFSISCFVLAIFLNVAFLYYPVLNLPRSSLRTYIKDWNGRGWAFLAGLLCGIGNGLQFMGGEAAGYAAADAVQALPLVSTFWGIFLFGEFQRSSRRTYILLVSMLFMFIIAVAVLMASAGHRK, encoded by the exons ATG GACTTTGCAGGAATACCTTCACTGATTGCTTTACCAACAGAGCGAGTTAACTCTAGTGGTTTGGAAATGTATTTAGTTGAAAGCAAAGGAGGAGCCATAGCATGTATGCTGCTTTCTTTGTTCTGCTTAGGCACATGGCCTGCTATTTTTACTCTCCTAGAAAGGCGAGGTCGTCTTCCTCAACATACTTACCTTGATTATTCAATCACAAATCTCCTAGCTGCTCTATTTTTTGCTCTAACATTTGGTGAGATAGGCAAGAGCACACCAGAAGCGCCCAATTTCACCGACCAACTTTCTCAGTTGAGG GAAAACTGGCCTTCAGTCATGTTTGCAATGGCTGGTGGTCTGGTGCTTAGCGTTGGAAATCTATGCACACAGTATGCTTTGGCTTTTGTTGGTTTATCAGTGACTGAAGTGATCACCGCTAGCACGACTGTTGTAATAG ATTTGGTTACAACAGGCACAACCTTGAATTACTTCTTAGATGACAAGATAAACAAGGCTGAGATTCTATTTCCAGGTGTTGGTTGCTTCTTGATTGCAGTCTGCCTTGCATCAGCTGTTCATTCATCCAATGCAGCTGATAATAGTGCAAAGCTTGGAG AAAGAAAGGATTTGGAGAATGGAAACGTCCCTTCAGGAAAGGCAAAGTTTGGAACAGCAGACTTCCTTGTAGAGCTTGAGAAAAGAAGAGCTATTAAG GTATTGGGGAAGAGCACTTTAGTTGGACTAATCATAGCCGTCATTGCTGGTGTATGTTTCTCTGTGTTCTCACCAGCTTTTAACTTGGCAACAAATGACCAATGGCACACCTTGAAGAATGGAGTTGCTAAGTTGGTTGTCTACACTGCATTTTTCTGGTTCTCAATCTCTTGCTTTGTACTAGCCATCTTTCTCAATGTTGCCTTCCTTTACTACCCTGTGCTGAATTTACCAAGATCATCATTAAGGACTTATATTAAGGATTGGAATGGCAGAGGATGGGCCTTTTTGGCTGGTCTCCTCTGTGGGATCGGAAACGGTCTACAATTTATGGGTGGTGAAGCTGCGGGATATGCAGCGGCAGATGCTGTTCAG GCATTACCACTTGTTTCAACGTTTTGGgggatatttttatttggagagTTCCAGAGGTCATCAAGAcgaacatatatattattagttagCATGCTGTTCATGTTTATTATAGCTGTGGCAGTTCTCATGGCATCAGCAGGTCATCGAAAATGA
- the LOC8264721 gene encoding ureide permease 1 isoform X3 produces the protein MYLVESKGGAIACMLLSLFCLGTWPAIFTLLERRGRLPQHTYLDYSITNLLAALFFALTFGEIGKSTPEAPNFTDQLSQLRENWPSVMFAMAGGLVLSVGNLCTQYALAFVGLSVTEVITASTTVVIDLVTTGTTLNYFLDDKINKAEILFPGVGCFLIAVCLASAVHSSNAADNSAKLGERKDLENGNVPSGKAKFGTADFLVELEKRRAIKVLGKSTLVGLIIAVIAGVCFSVFSPAFNLATNDQWHTLKNGVAKLVVYTAFFWFSISCFVLAIFLNVAFLYYPVLNLPRSSLRTYIKDWNGRGWAFLAGLLCGIGNGLQFMGGEAAGYAAADAVQALPLVSTFWGIFLFGEFQRSSRRTYILLVSMLFMFIIAVAVLMASAGHRK, from the exons ATGTATTTAGTTGAAAGCAAAGGAGGAGCCATAGCATGTATGCTGCTTTCTTTGTTCTGCTTAGGCACATGGCCTGCTATTTTTACTCTCCTAGAAAGGCGAGGTCGTCTTCCTCAACATACTTACCTTGATTATTCAATCACAAATCTCCTAGCTGCTCTATTTTTTGCTCTAACATTTGGTGAGATAGGCAAGAGCACACCAGAAGCGCCCAATTTCACCGACCAACTTTCTCAGTTGAGG GAAAACTGGCCTTCAGTCATGTTTGCAATGGCTGGTGGTCTGGTGCTTAGCGTTGGAAATCTATGCACACAGTATGCTTTGGCTTTTGTTGGTTTATCAGTGACTGAAGTGATCACCGCTAGCACGACTGTTGTAATAG ATTTGGTTACAACAGGCACAACCTTGAATTACTTCTTAGATGACAAGATAAACAAGGCTGAGATTCTATTTCCAGGTGTTGGTTGCTTCTTGATTGCAGTCTGCCTTGCATCAGCTGTTCATTCATCCAATGCAGCTGATAATAGTGCAAAGCTTGGAG AAAGAAAGGATTTGGAGAATGGAAACGTCCCTTCAGGAAAGGCAAAGTTTGGAACAGCAGACTTCCTTGTAGAGCTTGAGAAAAGAAGAGCTATTAAG GTATTGGGGAAGAGCACTTTAGTTGGACTAATCATAGCCGTCATTGCTGGTGTATGTTTCTCTGTGTTCTCACCAGCTTTTAACTTGGCAACAAATGACCAATGGCACACCTTGAAGAATGGAGTTGCTAAGTTGGTTGTCTACACTGCATTTTTCTGGTTCTCAATCTCTTGCTTTGTACTAGCCATCTTTCTCAATGTTGCCTTCCTTTACTACCCTGTGCTGAATTTACCAAGATCATCATTAAGGACTTATATTAAGGATTGGAATGGCAGAGGATGGGCCTTTTTGGCTGGTCTCCTCTGTGGGATCGGAAACGGTCTACAATTTATGGGTGGTGAAGCTGCGGGATATGCAGCGGCAGATGCTGTTCAG GCATTACCACTTGTTTCAACGTTTTGGgggatatttttatttggagagTTCCAGAGGTCATCAAGAcgaacatatatattattagttagCATGCTGTTCATGTTTATTATAGCTGTGGCAGTTCTCATGGCATCAGCAGGTCATCGAAAATGA
- the LOC8264721 gene encoding ureide permease 1 isoform X2, protein MDFAGIPSLIALPTERVNSSGLEMYLVESKGGAIACMLLSLFCLGTWPAIFTLLERRGRLPQHTYLDYSITNLLAALFFALTFGEIGKSTPEAPNFTDQLSQLRENWPSVMFAMAGGLVLSVGNLCTQYALAFVGLSVTEVITASTTVVIGTTLNYFLDDKINKAEILFPGVGCFLIAVCLASAVHSSNAADNSAKLGERKDLENGNVPSGKAKFGTADFLVELEKRRAIKVLGKSTLVGLIIAVIAGVCFSVFSPAFNLATNDQWHTLKNGVAKLVVYTAFFWFSISCFVLAIFLNVAFLYYPVLNLPRSSLRTYIKDWNGRGWAFLAGLLCGIGNGLQFMGGEAAGYAAADAVQALPLVSTFWGIFLFGEFQRSSRRTYILLVSMLFMFIIAVAVLMASAGHRK, encoded by the exons ATG GACTTTGCAGGAATACCTTCACTGATTGCTTTACCAACAGAGCGAGTTAACTCTAGTGGTTTGGAAATGTATTTAGTTGAAAGCAAAGGAGGAGCCATAGCATGTATGCTGCTTTCTTTGTTCTGCTTAGGCACATGGCCTGCTATTTTTACTCTCCTAGAAAGGCGAGGTCGTCTTCCTCAACATACTTACCTTGATTATTCAATCACAAATCTCCTAGCTGCTCTATTTTTTGCTCTAACATTTGGTGAGATAGGCAAGAGCACACCAGAAGCGCCCAATTTCACCGACCAACTTTCTCAGTTGAGG GAAAACTGGCCTTCAGTCATGTTTGCAATGGCTGGTGGTCTGGTGCTTAGCGTTGGAAATCTATGCACACAGTATGCTTTGGCTTTTGTTGGTTTATCAGTGACTGAAGTGATCACCGCTAGCACGACTGTTGTAATAG GCACAACCTTGAATTACTTCTTAGATGACAAGATAAACAAGGCTGAGATTCTATTTCCAGGTGTTGGTTGCTTCTTGATTGCAGTCTGCCTTGCATCAGCTGTTCATTCATCCAATGCAGCTGATAATAGTGCAAAGCTTGGAG AAAGAAAGGATTTGGAGAATGGAAACGTCCCTTCAGGAAAGGCAAAGTTTGGAACAGCAGACTTCCTTGTAGAGCTTGAGAAAAGAAGAGCTATTAAG GTATTGGGGAAGAGCACTTTAGTTGGACTAATCATAGCCGTCATTGCTGGTGTATGTTTCTCTGTGTTCTCACCAGCTTTTAACTTGGCAACAAATGACCAATGGCACACCTTGAAGAATGGAGTTGCTAAGTTGGTTGTCTACACTGCATTTTTCTGGTTCTCAATCTCTTGCTTTGTACTAGCCATCTTTCTCAATGTTGCCTTCCTTTACTACCCTGTGCTGAATTTACCAAGATCATCATTAAGGACTTATATTAAGGATTGGAATGGCAGAGGATGGGCCTTTTTGGCTGGTCTCCTCTGTGGGATCGGAAACGGTCTACAATTTATGGGTGGTGAAGCTGCGGGATATGCAGCGGCAGATGCTGTTCAG GCATTACCACTTGTTTCAACGTTTTGGgggatatttttatttggagagTTCCAGAGGTCATCAAGAcgaacatatatattattagttagCATGCTGTTCATGTTTATTATAGCTGTGGCAGTTCTCATGGCATCAGCAGGTCATCGAAAATGA
- the LOC8264721 gene encoding ureide permease 1 isoform X4 codes for MDFAGIPSLIALPTERVNSSGLEMYLVESKGGAIACMLLSLFCLGTWPAIFTLLERRGRLPQHTYLDYSITNLLAALFFALTFGEIGKSTPEAPNFTDQLSQLRENWPSVMFAMAGGLVLSVGNLCTQYALAFVGLSVTEVITASTTVVIGVGCFLIAVCLASAVHSSNAADNSAKLGERKDLENGNVPSGKAKFGTADFLVELEKRRAIKVLGKSTLVGLIIAVIAGVCFSVFSPAFNLATNDQWHTLKNGVAKLVVYTAFFWFSISCFVLAIFLNVAFLYYPVLNLPRSSLRTYIKDWNGRGWAFLAGLLCGIGNGLQFMGGEAAGYAAADAVQALPLVSTFWGIFLFGEFQRSSRRTYILLVSMLFMFIIAVAVLMASAGHRK; via the exons ATG GACTTTGCAGGAATACCTTCACTGATTGCTTTACCAACAGAGCGAGTTAACTCTAGTGGTTTGGAAATGTATTTAGTTGAAAGCAAAGGAGGAGCCATAGCATGTATGCTGCTTTCTTTGTTCTGCTTAGGCACATGGCCTGCTATTTTTACTCTCCTAGAAAGGCGAGGTCGTCTTCCTCAACATACTTACCTTGATTATTCAATCACAAATCTCCTAGCTGCTCTATTTTTTGCTCTAACATTTGGTGAGATAGGCAAGAGCACACCAGAAGCGCCCAATTTCACCGACCAACTTTCTCAGTTGAGG GAAAACTGGCCTTCAGTCATGTTTGCAATGGCTGGTGGTCTGGTGCTTAGCGTTGGAAATCTATGCACACAGTATGCTTTGGCTTTTGTTGGTTTATCAGTGACTGAAGTGATCACCGCTAGCACGACTGTTGTAATAG GTGTTGGTTGCTTCTTGATTGCAGTCTGCCTTGCATCAGCTGTTCATTCATCCAATGCAGCTGATAATAGTGCAAAGCTTGGAG AAAGAAAGGATTTGGAGAATGGAAACGTCCCTTCAGGAAAGGCAAAGTTTGGAACAGCAGACTTCCTTGTAGAGCTTGAGAAAAGAAGAGCTATTAAG GTATTGGGGAAGAGCACTTTAGTTGGACTAATCATAGCCGTCATTGCTGGTGTATGTTTCTCTGTGTTCTCACCAGCTTTTAACTTGGCAACAAATGACCAATGGCACACCTTGAAGAATGGAGTTGCTAAGTTGGTTGTCTACACTGCATTTTTCTGGTTCTCAATCTCTTGCTTTGTACTAGCCATCTTTCTCAATGTTGCCTTCCTTTACTACCCTGTGCTGAATTTACCAAGATCATCATTAAGGACTTATATTAAGGATTGGAATGGCAGAGGATGGGCCTTTTTGGCTGGTCTCCTCTGTGGGATCGGAAACGGTCTACAATTTATGGGTGGTGAAGCTGCGGGATATGCAGCGGCAGATGCTGTTCAG GCATTACCACTTGTTTCAACGTTTTGGgggatatttttatttggagagTTCCAGAGGTCATCAAGAcgaacatatatattattagttagCATGCTGTTCATGTTTATTATAGCTGTGGCAGTTCTCATGGCATCAGCAGGTCATCGAAAATGA